The Camelina sativa cultivar DH55 chromosome 14, Cs, whole genome shotgun sequence genome includes a window with the following:
- the LOC104741607 gene encoding uncharacterized protein LOC104741607, whose translation MELLYLLCSILYSALTSFLLSLLLPFRFLLHRLFPSRFAVDPNVSFYQGTVWHDRLRPVRHSFRYSVRYALFDLDEAITTPPDHLSANEARRVSRTTGPIYLLTIPPSVGYEQNPLSLYYCYDLDGSSKRLTKCIAEVTNTPWGERVTFVFDPESDLVAKSLQVSPFMDMLGNWKIRANEPGEELSVSIESKHPHLGNYFSATLKAKRIPKTVVSNPAVFFWLMPHKVAIWIYWHALKLWWKNVPFIQHPRYSNPAYREDSAKRDQELRCRGLDGLNADGCSSSSSSRSFGGCRFAWRDANWPWS comes from the exons ATGGAATTGCTTTATCTCCTCTGTTCGATCCTCTACTCTGCACTCACTTCTTTcttactctctcttctcctcccATTTCGCTTCCTTCTCCACCGTCTCTTCCCCTCACGCTTCGCCGTAGATCCCAATGTCTCTTTCTACCAAGGCACCGTATGGCACGACCGTCTCCGTCCTGTACGCCACTCGTTCCGTTACTCTGTTCGTTACGCTCTCTTCGACCTCGATGAAGCTATCACCACGCCTCCGGATCATCTCTCCGCCAATGAAGCTCGCCGTGTTTCTCGCACCACCGGGCCTAT CTATCTGTTGACTATACCACCAAGCGTTGGGTATGAGCAAAACCCATTGAGTTTGTATTACTGCTACGACTTGGATGGATCAAGTAAACGCTTGACTAAATGCATTGCTGAG GTTACAAATACGCCATGGGGGGAACGAGTGACATTTGTTTTCGACCCTGAATCTGACTTGGTTGCTAAATCATTACAAGTCAGTCCTTTCATG GATATGCTTGGGAACTGGAAAATCAGAGCTAATGAACCTGGAGAGGAGTTATCTGTCTCCATTGAATCGAAGCATCCTCATCTCGGTAACTATTTCTCTGCGACATTAAAGGCGAAAAGAATACCGAAAACAGTAGTGTCTAATCCTGCAGTTTTCTTCTGGTTGATGCCTCATAAGGTTGCGATATGGATTTATTGGCAT gcACTTAAACTGTGGTGGAAGAATGTACCTTTTATCCAACACCCGAGATACTCGAACCCAGCATATAGAGAGGATTCAGCGAAACGTGATCAAGAACTTCGTTGCCGCGGGTTAGATGGGTTAAATGCGGACggttgtagtagtagtagtagtagtagaagttTTGGAGGATGTCGCTTTGCATGGCGAGATGCTAATTGGCCGTGGTCATGA